A single genomic interval of Oryzomonas sagensis harbors:
- a CDS encoding MFS transporter yields MIASAKSSAPRIDLRLAALLIGITLSTVDSSALNLALPSLAAHFHSHAGDVQWASTLYLVGSALAFLPLSGLAGRVGTVRVYRASLICFSMISFFLALSPNLAVLYLLRFLQGVAGAGIVGLVPGMTAATFPERRGWALGMVAGAVAAGTMMGPPLGGFMVDWFGWRSIFFINLPFGLAAFLLSGRLTELHGVGLREGLRRAIRAPRFLLALLATVCFFAQSFGSNLLWPFYLEAGGMTPSRVGLAMLLPPVLLMVLGPVAGRLSDRVGYERVSWLGSAVLALSSWVQGITGRVVPGLTGIGIGRALFQAANNAAVLSQAPPETEAVASGLLSVARVAGQGLGSLLAGSMWGAFEHHGARHAFLVSNLVLGAIAVLAGVLILSRRRIGTMGSHSE; encoded by the coding sequence GTGATTGCTTCTGCCAAATCATCCGCGCCCCGTATCGACCTGCGGCTGGCGGCACTCCTCATCGGCATCACCCTTTCCACGGTGGATTCCAGCGCCCTCAACCTGGCGCTGCCGTCCCTGGCGGCCCATTTTCACAGCCATGCCGGCGACGTCCAGTGGGCCTCCACCCTCTATCTGGTCGGTTCGGCCCTCGCCTTTCTGCCCCTGTCCGGTCTGGCCGGCAGGGTCGGCACGGTGCGGGTCTACCGCGCCTCGCTGATCTGCTTCAGCATGATCTCGTTCTTCTTGGCGCTTTCGCCCAACCTGGCGGTACTGTACCTTCTGCGTTTTCTGCAAGGGGTTGCCGGAGCAGGCATCGTCGGCCTGGTGCCGGGCATGACCGCCGCCACCTTTCCCGAACGTCGCGGCTGGGCTCTGGGGATGGTGGCGGGTGCAGTCGCTGCCGGTACCATGATGGGGCCCCCCCTGGGCGGTTTCATGGTGGATTGGTTCGGCTGGCGCAGCATCTTCTTCATCAATCTGCCCTTCGGACTGGCGGCCTTTCTGCTCTCCGGCCGTCTGACCGAACTACACGGCGTGGGGCTGCGGGAAGGGCTGCGCCGCGCCATCCGCGCCCCCCGCTTCCTGCTGGCCCTCCTGGCCACGGTCTGTTTCTTTGCCCAGTCCTTCGGCAGCAACCTGTTATGGCCCTTTTACCTGGAAGCGGGCGGCATGACCCCCAGCCGGGTCGGGCTCGCCATGCTGCTGCCCCCGGTGCTGCTGATGGTCCTCGGCCCGGTGGCGGGACGGCTCTCGGACCGTGTCGGCTACGAGCGGGTCAGTTGGCTCGGCAGCGCGGTGTTGGCCCTGTCCTCCTGGGTTCAGGGCATCACCGGCCGGGTCGTGCCCGGTCTGACCGGTATCGGTATCGGCCGGGCGTTGTTTCAGGCCGCCAACAATGCCGCCGTGCTCTCCCAGGCGCCGCCGGAGACCGAGGCGGTCGCCTCGGGCCTGCTCTCCGTGGCCCGGGTGGCCGGTCAGGGCTTAGGCAGCCTGTTGGCGGGGAGCATGTGGGGCGCCTTTGAGCACCATGGAGCGCGGCATGCCTTTCTGGTCTCCAATCTGGTTCTGGGCGCTATTGCGGTGCTGGCCGGCGTGTTGATCCTGTCGCGCAGGCGGATCGGGACCATGGGAAGCCATTCGGAATAA
- a CDS encoding lipid biosynthesis B12-binding/radical SAM protein, which yields MKILLVSANREHSPYPVFPIGLSYLAAPLAIAGHELAVLDLCFEQEPETALEERLASFSPALVVVSLRNIDNVTWPGCRSYLAGVREVVSVCRRSARVVVGGSGFSLMPREILAYVDADYGVVGEGEEVLPRLVEAIGQGACPSGLPGVLARGADEFLPALPVERIATPDRNLFDVARYQRQGGMANVQTKRGCPFACIYCTYPLLEGRRMRLRPIRDIIAEVRALVEDHGVSYIYFVDDIFNYPTEFAEQLCRAMTAERLAINWSAFINPAFMPPGLLDVMLAAGCDAVEYGTESGSPVMLKNLGKAFTVADVREGSRLCRERQVDFAHYILFGGPGETRETILESFNLMDELEPTAIIAMTGIRIFPGTPLHRTALAEGVIDSATNLLEPVFYISPAVRDELTELVTSEAIKRKNWVVPGLEVNISDAMLEALRMFPVKGPLWKLMKRLGRSRIRPL from the coding sequence ATGAAGATCCTACTGGTTTCGGCCAACCGTGAACATTCCCCCTATCCGGTGTTCCCCATCGGTCTCTCCTATCTGGCTGCCCCCCTGGCAATTGCCGGCCATGAACTTGCCGTGCTCGACCTCTGTTTCGAACAGGAGCCCGAAACGGCCTTGGAGGAACGACTCGCCTCATTCTCGCCGGCCCTGGTGGTGGTCTCCCTGCGTAACATCGACAATGTGACCTGGCCCGGTTGCCGTTCCTATCTGGCCGGGGTGCGGGAGGTGGTCTCCGTCTGCCGCAGGAGTGCCCGGGTCGTGGTGGGCGGTTCCGGTTTTTCCCTGATGCCCCGGGAGATCCTGGCCTATGTGGACGCCGATTACGGCGTGGTGGGCGAGGGGGAGGAGGTGCTGCCCCGGCTCGTGGAAGCGATCGGGCAGGGCGCCTGCCCGTCCGGCCTGCCGGGAGTGCTGGCGCGGGGTGCTGATGAATTTCTGCCGGCGTTGCCGGTGGAGCGGATCGCTACCCCTGACCGGAACCTGTTCGACGTGGCACGCTACCAGCGCCAGGGTGGCATGGCCAATGTGCAGACCAAGCGCGGCTGCCCCTTCGCCTGCATCTACTGCACCTATCCCCTGCTGGAAGGGCGTCGGATGCGCCTGCGGCCGATCCGTGACATCATCGCCGAGGTCCGCGCCCTGGTGGAGGATCACGGGGTCAGCTATATCTATTTTGTGGACGACATCTTCAACTACCCGACCGAGTTCGCCGAACAGCTCTGCCGGGCCATGACCGCGGAGCGGCTGGCGATCAACTGGTCGGCCTTCATCAATCCGGCCTTCATGCCGCCCGGCCTGCTGGATGTCATGCTGGCCGCGGGGTGCGACGCCGTGGAATACGGCACCGAATCCGGCTCGCCGGTCATGCTGAAGAATCTGGGCAAGGCATTTACGGTGGCCGACGTCCGTGAAGGTTCGCGTCTATGCCGCGAGCGGCAGGTGGATTTCGCCCATTACATCCTGTTCGGCGGGCCGGGGGAGACGCGGGAGACTATCCTGGAAAGCTTCAACTTGATGGACGAACTGGAACCGACGGCGATCATCGCCATGACCGGCATCCGTATCTTTCCCGGCACGCCGTTGCACCGGACCGCCCTGGCGGAAGGGGTCATCGATAGCGCCACCAACCTGCTGGAGCCGGTCTTCTATATCTCGCCGGCCGTCAGGGACGAGTTGACCGAACTGGTCACGTCGGAGGCGATCAAGCGCAAAAACTGGGTCGTACCCGGCCTGGAGGTGAATATCAGCGACGCCATGCTGGAGGCCCTGCGCATGTTCCCGGTCAAGGGGCCGCTCTGGAAACTGATGAAGCGCCTGGGCAGAAGCCGCATCAGACCGTTGTGA
- a CDS encoding acyl-CoA thioesterase, with amino-acid sequence MNYHETAITVRFNEVDAYQVAWHGHYVAWMEIGRSELAGRFGLDAFQLGALGYLGPVVALEIKYLRSARYNDLLTVRTTLTPSETATLVFESVILDPDGKKLATGLTRHALTDLNGVLQFQMPPAVAERVERMKAWLEAT; translated from the coding sequence ATGAACTACCACGAAACCGCCATAACCGTGCGCTTCAACGAGGTGGACGCCTACCAGGTGGCCTGGCACGGGCATTACGTTGCCTGGATGGAGATCGGCCGCAGTGAACTGGCCGGCAGATTCGGGCTGGATGCCTTCCAATTGGGGGCTCTCGGCTATCTTGGCCCGGTGGTCGCGCTGGAGATAAAGTACCTGCGTTCCGCCCGCTACAACGACCTGTTGACCGTCCGCACCACCTTGACGCCGAGCGAGACGGCCACCCTGGTCTTTGAAAGCGTCATACTGGACCCTGACGGCAAAAAACTGGCCACCGGCCTGACCCGCCACGCCCTGACCGACCTGAACGGCGTTCTGCAATTCCAGATGCCGCCTGCGGTTGCCGAGCGGGTCGAGCGGATGAAGGCCTGGCTGGAGGCGACATGA
- a CDS encoding ACP S-malonyltransferase, with protein MICFMFPGQPLAHDAILPCNADFSAVAALARAHTGLDLATFTWPEGTHTEQVALQVYGVAVSLYRQRCLRLEGVKPALAAEHSMGIYAALAACGSVSEGEALEIAFRVGACMEQRFLGRDYALGCLVGLTAEKLAVLAAEGAVFLANHNTSHHFLLAGRRHDMEATLSEALAAGAFSAKLFPCDAPLHTPLLAEAEEELTAIFRDYRYREPAIPLMNHIDQEFLTAAEIPSFLMRELTETVHWEQTYRALKRSGAARFVEVGAGDSLKKYNRWIESRL; from the coding sequence ATGATCTGTTTCATGTTTCCCGGTCAACCTCTGGCCCACGATGCCATACTTCCCTGCAACGCCGATTTCAGCGCGGTCGCCGCGCTGGCCCGCGCCCATACCGGGCTGGACTTGGCTACCTTCACCTGGCCGGAGGGAACGCATACGGAGCAGGTGGCCCTCCAGGTCTACGGGGTGGCCGTGAGTCTCTATCGCCAACGCTGCCTGCGGCTGGAAGGGGTGAAGCCGGCGCTGGCGGCCGAGCACAGCATGGGAATCTACGCCGCCCTGGCGGCCTGCGGTTCGGTCAGCGAAGGGGAGGCCCTGGAGATTGCCTTTCGGGTGGGTGCCTGCATGGAACAGCGCTTCCTGGGACGGGATTATGCCCTGGGATGCCTGGTGGGGCTTACGGCGGAGAAGTTGGCGGTACTGGCCGCCGAAGGTGCGGTCTTTCTTGCCAATCACAACACCTCGCACCATTTTCTGCTGGCCGGCAGGCGTCACGACATGGAGGCCACCTTGAGCGAAGCTCTCGCAGCGGGGGCCTTTTCGGCCAAGCTCTTCCCCTGCGACGCCCCGTTGCATACCCCGCTCCTGGCCGAGGCGGAGGAGGAGTTGACGGCCATTTTCCGGGATTATCGCTACCGGGAACCGGCTATCCCGCTCATGAACCACATTGATCAGGAGTTCCTCACCGCCGCCGAGATTCCCTCGTTCCTGATGCGGGAATTGACGGAAACGGTCCACTGGGAACAGACCTATCGCGCCCTGAAGCGGTCCGGCGCAGCCCGTTTCGTGGAAGTGGGGGCGGGGGATTCGCTCAAGAAATACAATCGCTGGATCGAGAGCAGGCTATGA
- a CDS encoding B12-binding domain-containing radical SAM protein: MNILLLRPHPGNDRFGLGPFFRVEPLGLEYIAAALMGTGHHVTIADLRFRPGAATWVRRTRPRLVGISCLHSLEFDRVLETAREVRLASPEAFIVVGGHAAAAFPAPLEHDPIDAIMVDDGEEAVVRLAACLEQGGELARVPALRLRTADGWITTPPLEERTPLDLVPLPARNLVQRHRTGYHCLLFKPVWLIETARGCPHRCSFCSVWQLYGRTCRERSIAAVVEDFATCGDAIFVADDLFWYNPERSLELAAALKRRGVYKRWILVQTRTDLIRRSGELMAAWRPLAKDFDIFLGLEAASDDGLAGLSKDSGIGDSIEAVRIARELRYGINGNFLVDPDWDEAQFRELWAFVERHGLQRAGFTILTPLPGTDYYQSELARTAGQPWANFDMHHLLWEPRLGAERFFELYAETWRRSILNTAGNKSLLDWVRQVRPSQIPYIIRVLLRTQRMMKPAEYLREHRANRCRAPQITCEGKK, from the coding sequence ATGAACATCCTGTTGCTCCGTCCCCATCCCGGCAATGACCGTTTCGGGCTTGGCCCCTTCTTCCGGGTCGAGCCTTTGGGGCTCGAATACATCGCTGCGGCCCTGATGGGTACGGGGCACCATGTCACTATCGCCGACCTGCGTTTTCGGCCAGGTGCCGCAACCTGGGTACGCCGCACACGCCCCCGCCTGGTGGGCATCAGTTGCCTCCACTCCCTGGAATTCGACCGGGTGCTTGAAACCGCCCGAGAGGTGCGACTGGCCTCGCCGGAGGCCTTCATCGTGGTGGGAGGGCATGCCGCCGCGGCCTTCCCGGCGCCTTTGGAGCATGACCCGATCGACGCCATTATGGTGGATGACGGCGAAGAGGCGGTTGTGCGCCTGGCAGCCTGCCTGGAACAGGGTGGGGAGCTTGCCCGGGTGCCGGCACTGCGGCTCAGGACTGCCGATGGCTGGATCACGACCCCTCCCCTGGAGGAACGCACCCCGCTCGACCTGGTCCCCCTGCCTGCCCGCAACCTGGTGCAGCGGCATCGCACCGGGTATCACTGTCTGCTGTTCAAGCCGGTCTGGCTGATCGAGACCGCCCGGGGCTGTCCGCACCGCTGCTCGTTCTGCTCGGTGTGGCAGCTTTACGGCCGCACCTGCCGGGAGCGCTCCATCGCGGCGGTGGTGGAGGATTTTGCCACCTGCGGCGATGCTATCTTTGTGGCTGACGACCTGTTCTGGTATAATCCCGAGCGCAGCCTCGAGCTGGCCGCCGCCCTCAAGCGCCGCGGGGTGTATAAACGCTGGATTCTGGTCCAGACCCGCACCGATCTGATCCGCCGCAGTGGCGAACTCATGGCCGCCTGGCGCCCCCTGGCCAAGGATTTCGACATCTTCCTGGGGTTGGAGGCGGCCAGCGACGACGGTCTGGCCGGCCTGTCCAAGGATTCCGGCATCGGCGACAGCATCGAGGCGGTGCGCATCGCCCGGGAACTGCGCTACGGCATCAACGGCAACTTTCTGGTGGACCCGGATTGGGATGAGGCGCAGTTCCGGGAATTGTGGGCGTTTGTGGAACGCCACGGCCTGCAGCGGGCCGGTTTCACCATCCTGACCCCCCTGCCGGGGACCGACTACTATCAAAGCGAGTTGGCCCGCACCGCCGGCCAGCCGTGGGCCAACTTCGATATGCACCACCTGCTGTGGGAGCCGCGTCTGGGGGCAGAGCGCTTCTTCGAGCTGTACGCCGAGACCTGGCGCCGTTCGATCCTCAATACCGCCGGCAACAAGAGTCTCCTGGACTGGGTCCGCCAGGTGCGCCCCTCCCAGATACCCTATATCATCCGGGTCCTGCTGCGCACCCAACGCATGATGAAGCCGGCCGAATACCTGCGGGAACACCGCGCGAACCGCTGCCGGGCCCCGCAAATCACCTGTGAAGGTAAAAAATGA
- a CDS encoding B12-binding domain-containing radical SAM protein: MTAAPRLLLIYPATQKLGWVRRFQLPSLSLKQVAAATPPEWEVLLADEIHEDIPFDGQFDLVGITAMTHQAVRAYEIADRFRQRGTPVVLGGIHPTVLPDEALQHADAVVIGEAEPVWAQLLSDLQAGRMAPRYRAIPHGDLLEIPWSRRDFLAGRTYLTTQTIQASRGCPYDCPFCTVTPYFGRTFRYRDPDDILAELRSFDRKLTVFLDDNILGDPERAKPILRGMAGLGLRWGGQANLRFAEDPELVSLLAQSGCIGIFVGIESVTGLQANHPKTGSRFSQADLIKRVRDTGIVLEASMIFGFDDHDESVFETTVRYLEECAPSIPTFHILTPYPGTALFEQFDREGRMLHKEWQHYDHNQVVFRPKLMSPEQLYRGWRAARREVYRWPSVLSRVMRGNGKLVNLAYNVLRRGGVYGDEEVVYPPKGSGGPLGHEQGIKP; encoded by the coding sequence ATGACTGCCGCTCCGAGACTGCTGTTGATCTATCCCGCCACCCAAAAATTGGGGTGGGTGCGCCGTTTTCAACTTCCGTCCCTCTCCCTGAAGCAGGTCGCCGCGGCAACGCCGCCCGAGTGGGAGGTGCTGCTGGCCGACGAAATCCATGAAGATATCCCTTTTGACGGCCAATTCGACCTGGTGGGAATTACCGCCATGACCCATCAGGCGGTCCGGGCCTATGAGATTGCCGACCGTTTCAGGCAGCGGGGGACTCCGGTGGTTTTGGGCGGCATCCATCCCACGGTGCTTCCCGACGAGGCGTTACAGCATGCCGATGCGGTGGTGATCGGCGAGGCGGAGCCGGTCTGGGCGCAGCTATTGAGCGATCTGCAGGCCGGGCGCATGGCGCCGCGCTACCGCGCCATCCCCCATGGCGATCTCCTGGAGATCCCCTGGTCGCGGCGCGATTTTCTGGCGGGCCGCACCTACCTTACCACCCAGACCATTCAGGCCAGCCGCGGCTGCCCTTACGACTGCCCGTTCTGCACGGTCACCCCCTATTTCGGCCGCACCTTCCGCTATCGCGACCCCGACGACATCCTGGCGGAACTGCGCTCCTTCGACCGCAAGCTGACGGTATTTCTCGATGACAATATCCTGGGCGACCCGGAGCGGGCCAAGCCGATCCTGCGCGGCATGGCCGGTCTCGGGCTGCGCTGGGGCGGGCAGGCCAATCTCCGCTTTGCCGAGGACCCCGAATTGGTGAGCCTCCTGGCACAATCCGGTTGCATCGGCATCTTTGTCGGCATCGAATCGGTCACCGGGCTCCAGGCCAACCACCCCAAGACCGGCAGCAGATTCAGTCAGGCCGACCTGATCAAACGGGTGCGGGACACCGGCATCGTGCTGGAAGCCTCCATGATCTTCGGCTTCGATGACCATGACGAGAGCGTTTTCGAGACCACGGTCCGGTATCTGGAGGAGTGTGCGCCCAGTATCCCGACCTTTCACATCCTGACCCCCTATCCCGGTACGGCGCTGTTCGAGCAGTTCGATCGGGAGGGGCGCATGCTCCATAAGGAGTGGCAGCACTATGACCATAATCAGGTGGTCTTCCGTCCCAAGCTGATGTCGCCGGAGCAGTTGTACCGGGGATGGCGGGCGGCGCGTCGTGAGGTCTACCGCTGGCCCTCGGTCCTCTCGCGCGTCATGCGGGGAAACGGCAAGCTCGTCAATCTGGCCTATAATGTCCTGCGCCGGGGAGGCGTCTACGGGGACGAGGAGGTCGTGTACCCCCCAAAGGGTTCCGGCGGCCCCCTTGGTCACGAGCAAGGAATAAAACCATGA
- a CDS encoding B12-binding domain-containing radical SAM protein: MKVLFVSPGWEKGRLWGELAFKFPTLSLASIAAVTPPEWDVAFLDDNFETIDYCCTADLVALTAMTPQAPRAYEIADEFRRRGKTVVMGGFHASNLPDEALGHADAVVVGEGELVWPQLLADYRQGSLKRLYQSGTQMEMAAIPRARREIFTGKRYLLTNTVQTTRGCPFDCEFCSVTAFYGRKYRKRPVANILQELELLRKANSFLFFVDDNIVADRKYALELFAGMKGMDFKWLSHSPIDFAADRELMKAAGESGCVGMFVGFESLNQESLSAMGKVTNRARSYLEDAQAFRDNGIGILGSFVMGYDGDTPAIFEQTLRFCEDARLEAAIFPILTPYPGTSVRRRLEAEGRIFSNNWRDYDMEHVTFRPLGMSAEQLQQGYEQLCRSFYSFSSMYRRIFKLHRSVQVFGPMNFGFRAALKRRKVTA; the protein is encoded by the coding sequence ATGAAGGTGCTCTTCGTCTCGCCCGGCTGGGAAAAGGGGCGACTGTGGGGGGAGTTGGCCTTCAAGTTTCCCACCCTCTCCCTGGCGTCGATTGCCGCCGTTACCCCGCCGGAATGGGACGTCGCCTTCCTTGACGACAATTTCGAGACCATTGACTACTGCTGCACAGCCGACCTCGTCGCCCTGACCGCCATGACCCCCCAGGCGCCCCGCGCCTACGAGATCGCCGACGAATTCCGCCGCCGGGGGAAGACGGTGGTCATGGGGGGCTTCCATGCCAGCAACCTGCCGGACGAGGCGCTCGGCCACGCGGATGCCGTGGTGGTGGGGGAGGGGGAACTGGTCTGGCCGCAGCTTCTGGCCGACTATCGCCAGGGGAGCCTCAAGCGCCTCTACCAATCCGGCACCCAGATGGAGATGGCCGCCATTCCTCGCGCCCGCCGCGAGATCTTTACGGGGAAGCGTTATCTGCTCACCAACACCGTCCAGACCACCCGCGGCTGCCCCTTCGACTGCGAGTTCTGCTCGGTGACCGCTTTCTACGGCCGCAAATATCGCAAGCGGCCGGTGGCAAACATCCTGCAGGAACTTGAGCTGCTCCGCAAGGCCAACTCGTTTCTCTTTTTTGTGGATGACAACATCGTTGCCGACCGGAAGTACGCCCTGGAACTGTTTGCCGGCATGAAGGGGATGGATTTCAAGTGGCTCTCCCATTCACCCATCGATTTCGCCGCCGACCGGGAGTTGATGAAGGCGGCTGGGGAATCGGGCTGCGTGGGGATGTTCGTGGGCTTCGAATCCCTGAACCAGGAGTCCCTGTCGGCCATGGGCAAGGTCACCAACCGGGCCCGTTCCTACCTGGAGGACGCCCAGGCCTTTCGCGACAATGGCATCGGCATTCTGGGCTCCTTTGTCATGGGGTACGATGGCGATACCCCGGCCATCTTCGAACAGACGTTGCGCTTTTGCGAGGACGCCCGTCTCGAGGCGGCCATCTTTCCCATCCTGACCCCGTATCCCGGAACCAGCGTCCGTCGCCGCCTCGAGGCCGAAGGGCGCATCTTTTCCAACAACTGGCGCGACTACGATATGGAACACGTTACCTTCCGGCCGCTCGGCATGAGTGCCGAACAGCTCCAGCAGGGTTATGAACAACTCTGCCGCTCATTCTACTCCTTTTCGTCCATGTACCGCCGGATTTTCAAACTGCACCGCTCGGTGCAGGTCTTCGGACCGATGAATTTCGGTTTCCGCGCGGCCTTGAAGCGCAGGAAGGTGACGGCATGA
- a CDS encoding phosphopantetheine-binding protein, translating to MSEELIPKVKQLIIESLRIEGMSPDEIETDAPLFGEGLGLDSIDALQLVVAMEKDFGVVVPDAATGTKVFASVRSMAEYIAEHKK from the coding sequence ATGAGTGAAGAGTTGATTCCAAAAGTGAAACAGTTGATCATTGAAAGCCTGCGCATCGAAGGGATGTCCCCCGACGAGATCGAGACCGACGCCCCCCTGTTCGGCGAAGGTTTGGGGCTCGACTCCATAGATGCCCTGCAACTGGTTGTGGCCATGGAAAAGGATTTCGGCGTGGTCGTGCCCGACGCGGCCACCGGCACGAAGGTGTTTGCCTCGGTGCGCAGCATGGCGGAGTATATCGCGGAACATAAAAAATGA
- a CDS encoding lysophospholipid acyltransferase family protein, which translates to MALYSGINLFLINLFTIVVPRRLFPPAAFCCVMLFYLLLGEKRRGFRANMRTVTGRANVERLVVSAYYKYARNWCDVMLMMRLTGPRLQALIGRRSTQKPLDDALAAGTGAILVSPHFGNWELGGLGLADLGYKVNVLTFREPDEKVNELREKVRGMRGIGFIYVDRDDTSPLAIIEAVNALRRNEVLCLLGERDGSSHTSIIDFFGKPTPFPVGAAYLSLASGAPVIPVFVPLEGDRYATLMDEPIYFKGGHGGHTEAIRSGMEQLAAVFERYIGRYPDQWYNFFDFWGGEHSAAEPRKRREER; encoded by the coding sequence ATGGCCCTCTACAGCGGTATCAACCTGTTCCTTATCAACCTGTTCACCATTGTGGTGCCGCGCAGGCTGTTTCCTCCGGCCGCCTTCTGCTGCGTGATGCTGTTCTACCTCCTTCTTGGCGAGAAGCGCCGCGGCTTTCGGGCAAACATGCGCACCGTCACCGGACGCGCCAATGTGGAGCGGCTGGTGGTTTCAGCCTACTACAAATATGCACGCAACTGGTGCGACGTGATGCTGATGATGCGCCTTACCGGCCCACGGTTGCAGGCCCTCATCGGCCGGCGCAGTACCCAGAAACCGCTGGACGACGCTCTGGCCGCGGGAACCGGCGCCATCCTGGTCTCGCCCCATTTCGGCAACTGGGAACTGGGCGGACTGGGACTGGCCGACCTGGGATACAAGGTCAACGTGCTCACCTTCCGGGAGCCTGATGAGAAGGTGAACGAACTGCGGGAGAAGGTGCGCGGCATGCGCGGTATCGGCTTTATTTACGTCGATCGCGACGATACCTCGCCACTTGCGATCATCGAGGCGGTCAACGCCCTGCGGCGCAACGAGGTGCTCTGCCTCCTGGGGGAGCGCGACGGCTCTTCCCATACCAGCATCATTGATTTTTTCGGAAAGCCGACCCCCTTCCCGGTGGGGGCCGCCTATCTGTCCCTGGCCAGCGGAGCTCCGGTCATCCCGGTCTTCGTACCGCTTGAGGGGGATCGGTACGCCACGTTGATGGATGAACCGATCTATTTCAAAGGGGGCCATGGGGGGCATACCGAGGCGATTCGGAGCGGTATGGAACAACTGGCTGCGGTGTTCGAACGCTATATCGGGCGGTATCCCGACCAGTGGTACAATTTCTTCGATTTCTGGGGCGGGGAACACTCCGCCGCGGAACCGCGCAAACGAAGGGAAGAACGCTGA
- a CDS encoding radical SAM protein produces the protein MIQTLKNYTREKVLSYLLSMATNSSDETLIKMTHLMELIPKKDYYKERIRWIRGLIREKHPSIEFPRRILRDLHPNQRDKWISNLAINHLLNGTNKRKEWADQNGFYPPSTVVISPTMRCNLSCYGCYAGDYKKSLELSLDELDSVLNQLKEMGIYFAVISGGEPFYMKGIFEIFKKHSDMAFLVFTHGGLIDERMVERLTEVGNVMPAFSLEGYEQETDERRGAGHFKKVMRAMDLLREGGLSFCGSFTHSRKNTDIITNARYIDMLLDKGVFAMWLFSYVPVGRKPDPELMPTPEQRDLLRRTVTGYRATKPMLFVDFWNDGPMISGCLAGGRKYFHINANGDIEPCVFCHFAADNIRRTSLRDALASPLFQKIRQKQGEHDNLLRPCMLIDHPDAGRELFASEGAYATHEGADEIFTGLADSMDDYSRRYGEIADEAWEAEFKGHPVKKGKASRT, from the coding sequence ATGATCCAGACACTGAAAAACTATACCAGGGAAAAAGTGCTCTCGTACCTCCTGTCCATGGCGACGAATTCATCGGATGAGACCCTGATCAAGATGACGCACCTGATGGAGTTGATTCCCAAAAAAGACTACTACAAAGAACGTATCCGCTGGATTCGCGGCCTGATCCGCGAGAAACATCCCAGTATCGAATTCCCCCGCCGCATCTTGCGCGACCTGCACCCCAACCAGCGGGACAAGTGGATCAGCAACCTGGCCATAAATCACCTGCTGAACGGCACCAACAAACGCAAGGAATGGGCCGACCAAAACGGCTTCTATCCCCCCTCCACCGTGGTGATCAGCCCGACCATGCGCTGCAATCTCTCCTGCTACGGCTGCTATGCCGGCGATTACAAAAAATCCCTGGAACTCTCCCTGGACGAACTTGATTCGGTGCTGAACCAGCTCAAGGAGATGGGAATCTATTTTGCGGTCATCTCCGGCGGCGAGCCGTTCTACATGAAAGGCATCTTCGAGATATTCAAGAAGCACAGCGACATGGCCTTTCTGGTCTTTACCCACGGCGGCCTGATCGACGAGCGGATGGTGGAGCGGTTGACCGAGGTGGGCAACGTCATGCCGGCCTTCTCGCTGGAGGGATATGAGCAGGAGACCGACGAACGTCGCGGGGCCGGGCATTTCAAAAAGGTCATGCGGGCCATGGACCTGCTGCGCGAGGGGGGGCTCTCCTTCTGCGGTTCGTTCACCCATTCCCGCAAGAACACTGACATCATCACCAATGCCCGTTACATCGACATGCTCCTGGACAAGGGGGTTTTTGCCATGTGGCTGTTCTCCTACGTGCCGGTGGGGCGCAAGCCTGACCCCGAGCTGATGCCGACCCCCGAGCAGCGCGATCTCCTGCGCCGGACGGTGACCGGTTACCGGGCCACCAAGCCGATGCTGTTCGTGGATTTTTGGAACGACGGCCCGATGATCTCCGGCTGTCTGGCCGGAGGGCGAAAATATTTCCACATCAATGCCAACGGCGATATCGAACCGTGCGTCTTCTGCCACTTTGCCGCGGATAACATCCGTCGCACGTCACTGCGCGATGCGCTGGCGTCGCCGCTGTTCCAGAAAATCCGGCAGAAACAGGGGGAGCACGACAACCTGCTGCGCCCCTGCATGCTGATCGATCACCCCGATGCGGGCCGTGAACTGTTCGCCTCGGAAGGGGCCTACGCCACCCACGAGGGAGCCGATGAGATCTTTACCGGCCTGGCGGACAGTATGGACGACTATTCCCGACGCTACGGCGAGATCGCCGATGAGGCGTGGGAGGCGGAATTCAAGGGGCACCCGGTCAAAAAGGGAAAGGCGTCGCGCACCTAA